One window of Pseudomonas sp. FP198 genomic DNA carries:
- the sctE gene encoding type III secretion system translocon subunit SctE, producing the protein MSEIRTTGHPGHHGPMSRGEAFEKYAEAAAKVARTVNYQKAGQDALARLMSVKYEGRDGQPGANAGKPVLQAPPPRVDGGKPDTSGDLFTLLMAMINELIGEVDVKKLKSRLAMLQSMAGARQQGHEKLSAEYTAAVQAMEVAEGDVGSSQQHLEQLRERVAHAQGRLDESEARLTKLDPQSPEYTRELARRDQLKGELASHTQAFKVATDAHLKLIEVANACAKAVSETSAKVHASGINTPGARQADEKALSSAAQALLSRLQIIELLGESAQNKEELNQELFHELQARLQAHMERESEKYLEEVRKAEALQKTMGCIGKVVGAILAIATIAAGVLTANPVLIAVGVVGAAVMIADSVIKDQTGVSFMGEVMKPLTIVMQEAIKLFTELYTRLLVGLGVDEDKAREIAQIAGMIQGIVATLAAVALVAVVGAQVIGPMLSAVASKLASMVAQAAPAAMQAMKQVATSVGNTLTQMLTQLRSVITNGADPVTLARYAANLEITQAITEFGNVAVQGGLQIKSGQHQAQAAVHLADVRVRMAISEEVTTYLTRVVEDYGQAMQARTRQIEQLFADLQRSHSVSLQMARHV; encoded by the coding sequence TACGCCGAGGCCGCCGCCAAGGTCGCACGAACGGTGAATTACCAGAAGGCCGGGCAGGACGCCTTGGCACGCCTGATGTCGGTGAAGTACGAAGGCCGCGACGGTCAGCCTGGTGCCAACGCAGGCAAACCCGTACTGCAAGCGCCGCCTCCGCGCGTCGACGGCGGCAAGCCGGATACCAGCGGCGATCTGTTCACGTTGTTGATGGCGATGATCAACGAGCTGATCGGCGAGGTCGACGTCAAGAAGCTGAAGAGTCGCCTGGCAATGCTCCAGAGCATGGCCGGTGCCAGGCAGCAGGGGCATGAAAAACTGTCCGCCGAATACACCGCTGCCGTCCAGGCGATGGAGGTCGCCGAGGGCGACGTCGGCAGTAGCCAGCAACACCTCGAGCAGTTGCGTGAACGGGTCGCGCATGCCCAGGGACGGCTGGACGAAAGCGAGGCCCGGCTGACGAAGCTCGACCCGCAATCGCCGGAATACACTCGGGAGCTGGCGCGTCGCGACCAGCTCAAAGGCGAGTTGGCGAGCCACACTCAAGCCTTCAAGGTGGCAACCGATGCTCATCTGAAATTGATCGAAGTGGCCAACGCCTGTGCCAAGGCGGTGAGCGAAACAAGCGCAAAAGTGCATGCCTCCGGCATCAACACGCCAGGCGCTCGGCAAGCCGACGAAAAAGCCCTCTCCAGTGCGGCGCAAGCGTTGTTGAGCCGTTTGCAAATCATCGAGCTGCTCGGCGAGTCGGCGCAAAACAAGGAGGAGCTTAACCAGGAGCTTTTCCACGAGCTGCAGGCCAGGCTCCAGGCCCACATGGAACGTGAGTCGGAAAAATACCTGGAGGAAGTCCGCAAGGCCGAGGCGTTGCAGAAAACCATGGGCTGCATCGGCAAGGTCGTCGGGGCGATATTGGCCATTGCAACTATCGCCGCCGGGGTCTTGACCGCCAACCCGGTGCTGATCGCGGTGGGCGTGGTCGGCGCGGCCGTGATGATCGCCGATTCGGTGATCAAGGACCAAACCGGAGTGTCGTTCATGGGCGAAGTCATGAAGCCGCTGACCATCGTCATGCAGGAAGCCATCAAGCTGTTCACCGAGCTCTACACCAGGCTGCTGGTCGGCCTGGGCGTCGATGAGGACAAGGCCCGGGAAATCGCGCAGATCGCCGGCATGATCCAGGGGATCGTCGCGACGCTGGCCGCCGTCGCGCTGGTAGCCGTGGTCGGGGCGCAGGTGATCGGGCCGATGCTCAGCGCCGTCGCTTCGAAACTCGCCTCGATGGTTGCCCAGGCCGCACCCGCGGCGATGCAGGCGATGAAGCAAGTGGCAACCTCGGTGGGCAATACGCTGACCCAGATGCTGACGCAACTGCGCAGCGTCATAACCAACGGCGCCGATCCCGTAACGCTGGCGCGCTATGCCGCCAACCTGGAGATCACCCAGGCAATCACCGAATTCGGCAACGTGGCGGTGCAAGGCGGGTTACAGATCAAGAGCGGCCAGCACCAGGCCCAGGCGGCCGTGCACCTCGCCGATGTGCGGGTGCGCATGGCCATCAGCGAGGAAGTCACCACCTACCTCACCCGAGTGGTCGAGGACTACGGCCAGGCGATGCAGGCCCGTACCCGTCAGATCGAACAACTGTTTGCCGACCTGCAACGAAGCCATTCCGTCAGCCTGCAAATGGCCCGGCACGTCTGA